In Pleurodeles waltl isolate 20211129_DDA chromosome 5, aPleWal1.hap1.20221129, whole genome shotgun sequence, one genomic interval encodes:
- the LOC138296414 gene encoding ferritin heavy chain, oocyte isoform-like produces the protein MSSQVRQNYHQDCEAAINRQINLELYASYVYLSMSKYFDRDDVALKNFAKFFLHQSHEEREHAEKLMRLQNQRGGRIFLQEVKKPERDEWGSGLEAMEGALQLEKSVNQSLLDLHKLSTDRNDPHLCDFLETHYLEEQVKSIKELGDHVTNLRRMGAPSNGMAEYLFDKHTLGEESS, from the coding sequence ATGAGCTCCCAGGTGAGGCAAAACTACCACCAGGACTGTGAAGCAGCCATCAACCGCCAGATCAACCTCGAGCTTTACGCCTCCTATGTTTACTTGTCTATGTCAAAATACTTTGATCGCGATGACGTTGCCCTGAAGAACTTTGCCAAGTTCTTCTTGCACCAGTCTCACGAGGAGCGTGAACATGCAGAGAAACTGATGAGGCTGCAGAACCAGCGGGGTGGGCGTATCTTCCTTCAGGAAGTTAAGAAGCCAGAACGGGACGAGTGGGGAAGTGGTCTAGAGGCCATGGAGGGTGCCCTGCAGCTGGAAAAGAGCGTGAACCAGTCACTTCTGGATCTGCACAAGCTGTCCACCGATCGCAATGATCCTCATTTGTGCGACTTTCTAGAGACCCATTATCTGGAAGAACAAGTGAAGTCCATTAAGGAGCTGGGCGACCACGTGACAAACCTGCGCAGAATGGGTGCTCCTAGcaatggcatggcagagtacctgtTCGATAAGCACACCCTTGGTGAAGAGTCCAGTTAG